The proteins below are encoded in one region of Paenibacillus sp. YYML68:
- the cyoA gene encoding ubiquinol oxidase subunit II: MNRLRKAKAKHAAVWLLLLVSAVLLTGCTEQIIVLDPKGPIGQSQKDLILIASLLCGVILVPVLLLTAFIVWRYRDKPDSKASYKPEWSHSTSLETIWWAIPIVIIAILGVVTVRYTYELEPSKPLESEAKPITIQATSLDWKWLFTYPEHGIATVNYIHIPEDVPIKFELTSDAPMNSFWIPQLGGQMYTMSGMAMTLFLQADEPGIYYGSGANFSGEHFADMRFDVHAESSEQFEQWVAQLKKQAPQLTEQGYEALAEKGTAERKSYSSFPDGLFQRIVTKYAPTGHGAHGGHAQPNIPAESATK; encoded by the coding sequence ATGAATCGATTAAGAAAGGCGAAGGCCAAGCACGCGGCCGTGTGGCTGCTGCTGCTCGTCTCGGCTGTTCTGCTGACCGGCTGCACCGAGCAGATCATCGTGCTCGACCCGAAGGGACCGATCGGGCAGAGCCAGAAGGACTTGATACTGATCGCCTCATTGCTTTGCGGCGTCATTCTGGTGCCAGTGCTATTGCTGACGGCCTTCATCGTGTGGAGGTATCGCGACAAGCCCGACAGCAAGGCGTCCTACAAGCCCGAATGGTCCCACAGCACGTCGCTCGAGACGATATGGTGGGCAATACCAATTGTCATCATCGCTATATTGGGCGTTGTTACCGTTCGGTATACGTATGAGCTGGAGCCCTCGAAGCCGCTCGAATCCGAGGCTAAGCCGATTACGATCCAGGCGACCTCACTGGACTGGAAGTGGTTGTTCACGTATCCGGAGCACGGAATTGCGACCGTCAATTATATTCACATTCCGGAGGATGTGCCGATTAAGTTCGAGCTCACCTCGGACGCACCGATGAACTCGTTCTGGATTCCGCAGCTCGGCGGTCAGATGTATACGATGTCTGGGATGGCGATGACGCTGTTCCTGCAAGCGGATGAGCCCGGTATTTATTACGGATCAGGGGCGAACTTCAGTGGCGAGCATTTCGCCGATATGCGGTTCGACGTCCATGCCGAATCGTCTGAGCAGTTCGAGCAGTGGGTCGCGCAGCTGAAGAAGCAGGCGCCACAGCTGACCGAGCAGGGCTATGAGGCACTGGCGGAGAAGGGCACCGCCGAGCGCAAGTCGTATTCGTCGTTCCCTGATGGACTGTTCCAGCGCATCGTCACCAAGTATGCACCTACAGGCCATGGAGCCCATGGGGGACACGCACAGCCTAACATTCCGGCCGAATCGGCCACTAAATAG